A DNA window from Vigna angularis cultivar LongXiaoDou No.4 chromosome 1, ASM1680809v1, whole genome shotgun sequence contains the following coding sequences:
- the LOC108329884 gene encoding formin-like protein 20 isoform X3, whose amino-acid sequence MALFRRFFYRKPPDRLLEISERVYVFDCCFSPDVLEEEEYRVYMGGIVAQLQDHFPDASFMVFNFREGERRSQISDIFSQYDMTVMEYPRQYEGCPVLPLEMIHHFLRSSESWLSLEGQQNVLLMHCERGGWPVLAFMLAGLLLYRKQYSGEQKTLEMVYKQAPRELLHILSPLNPQPSHLRYLQYISRRSLGAEWPPSETPLYLDCLILRVLPIFDDGKGCRPVVRVYGQDPSITATRSSKLLFSTSQSKKHVRHYLQAECMLVKIDLRCRVQGDVVLECIHLSDDFVHEELMFRVMFHTAFVRSNILMLSRDEIDILWEAKDLFPKDFKAEVLFLDADAVIPDLTTVTVSEDANEIESAETESASPDEFYEVEEIFSSVIDAQEGKTEYDSQAFHENAVNDETHKGVWRQKSDPHSFEDCPPDDKIAKQVYKMDPGINTVKDISIDDAHYKFDGSIDSDPHAVKDIAVDDGEIKSTSIAVISDMMKPPLETKEVTMHVQQEFAVIENEYDEDKEVTEKELDSKAGNQMPDLTEQKSGKVLPSTAKKQPPSNSKPVGDTVAAKQKIKQQETHGFQAKQAKPNAVTRWIPSNKGSYTNSMHVYYPPSRNNSAPAALTNLSSTKEKIEDSKTRSLSAPVVSAVVAFIDKTNDLKSRKVVTSKSSGYIATEIDEKGLPSPLSSIKETSFQSDTPAQEQSSEQLLQPPPPPPPPPPAHSRVSSLVFESSSLKDDVSAQGSPSSLGGEGSLMPPPPPPPPPPPPSFQPSTLTTFMRPPETSLPFPPPPPPPPPPFFGQNVGSLVPFPSPRKSVASSMVGETSVSLTLSTTPLPFTSTVVTLDVSQVGTAVIPSQPPPPPPPPRYEVSSVPPLTPLASPLPKNKIPSVPPPPMFPTASTNRAPPPPPPTPPFASHKGSPPPATPPPTQPLSPPPPPPPPPPPPPLANSHIYSATPPIANSHVYSTTLPIPPPPPPPPFGKASLPPSPPPFNSPLPPPPPPPPPPPPTPPSPPLPLSSVASPPPPPMYKAAPPTPPPLPPSNGAPPPPPPPPLPPSSGAPPPPPPPMYGVPPPPPPPSMYGTPPPPLGGQGPPPPPGGRGPPPPPPPPMYGTPPPPPPPSYGAPPPPPPPGGRGPPPPPPPMFGAPPPPPGGRGPPPPPPPMFGAPPPPPGGRGPPPPPPPGGRGPPPPPPPGVPGAPTPPGGGPPPPPPFGAKGANVGVDPRGRGRGYARPTGAAPRKSSLKPLHWSKVTRALQGSLWEELQRHGEPQIAPEFDFSELEKLFSLNVPKPADAGGKSGGKGKSAGSKTDRVTLVDLRRANNTEIMLTKVKMPLPDMMAAVLALDESVLDVDQVENLIKFCPTKEEMDLIKAYTGDKELLGKCEQFFIELMKVPRVESKLRVFAFKIQFGAQLTEFKKSLNTVNSACEEVRHSAKLKEIMKKILYLGNTLNQGTARGSAVGFKLDSLLKLTDTRASNSRMTLMHYLCKVIAEKSPKLLDFHLDLVSLEDSTKLLQPC is encoded by the exons TTTTTGATTGTTGCTTCTCCCCGGATGtcttggaagaagaagaatatagAGTTTATATGGGGGGGATTGTGGCTCAGCTACAGGATCACTTTCCAGATGCTTCTTTCATGGTATTCAACTTTAGAGAAGGGGAGAGACGCAGCCAAATCTCAGACATATTTTCTCAGTATGACATGACAGTTATGGAGTACCCTCGGCAGTATGAGGGTTGTCCTGTTCTGCCGTTAGAGATGATCCATCACTTCCTTCGATCAAGTGAAAGCTGGTTGTCTCTGGAGGGGCAACAAAATGTGCTTTTGATGCATTGTGAAAGGGGAGGTTGGCCCGTGCTGGCATTTATGCTAGCAGGTCTTCTGTTATACCGGAAACAGTACAGTGGGGAGCAGAAGACTCTTGAAATGGTCTACAAGCAAGCTCCAAGGGAACTACTACACATATTGTCTCCTTTGAATCCACAGCCTTCGCATTTAAGATATCTTCAGTATATTTCCAGGAGAAGTTTGGGAGCTGAGTGGCCACCATCGGAAACACCCTTATACTTGGATTGTCTGATTCTTAGAGTCCTTCCAATATTTGACGATGGAAAAGGTTGCAGGCCCGTTGTACGTGTTTATGGTCAAGACCCTTCAATTACTGCCACTAGAAGTTCAAAGCTTCTTTTTTCAACTTCACAATCCAAAAAACATGTTCGCCACTACCTACAG GCAGAGTGTATGCTCGTGAAAATTGACTTGCGTTGTCGTGTTCAAGGGGATGTGGTTCTTGAGTGCATACATTTAAGTGATGATTTTGTTCATGAGGAATTGATGTTTAGAGTTATGTTTCATACTGCATTTGTGCGGTCAAATATTTTGATGCTGAGCCGTGATGAAATTGATATTTTGTGGGAGGCGAAGGACCTATTTCCCAAGGACTTCAAAGCAGAG GTGCTTTTTTTGGACGCTGATGCTGTTATACCTGATCTAACCACAGTCACGGTGAGTGAAGATGCAAATGAGATTGAGAGTGCTGAGACAGAAAGTGCTTCACCTGATGAGTTCTATGAAGTAGAAGAAATCTTCAGCAGTGTAATTGATGCACAAGAAGGTAAGACAGAGTATGATTCTCAGGCTTTCCATGAAAATGCTGTGAATGATGAAACTCATAAGGGGGTCTGGAGGCAGAAGTCTGATCCTCATAGTTTTGAGGATTGTCCACCAGATGACAAGATCGCCAAGCAGGTTTACAAGATGGATCCTGGTATTAATACTGTGAAAGACATCTCTATTGATGATGCTCACTATAAATTTGATGGGAGCATAGATTCAGATCCTCATGCAGTGAAGGACATTGCTGTCGATGATGGAGAAATTAAGTCAACTTCCATTGCAGTTATTTCTGATATGATGAAACCTCCTCTGGAAACAAAGGAAGTTACCATGCATGTGCAGCAGGAATTTGCAGtcattgaaaatgaatatgatGAAGATAAGGAGGTAACAGAAAAGGAGCTAGACTCCAAGGCTGGGAACCAGATGCCTGATTTGACTGAACAAAAATCTGGTAAAGTACTTCCATCTACTGCCAAGAAACAACCTCCATCCAACTCGAAGCCAGTTGGAGATACAGTTGCAGCAAAGCAAAAGATTAAACAGCAAGAAACCCATGGTTTTCAGGCAAAACAAGCTAAGCCAAATGCCGTAACTAGATGGATTCCTTCTAACAAGGGTTCTTATACAAATTCAATGCACGTCTATTATCCGCCATCAAGGAATAACAGTGCACCAGCTGCACTGACAAATTTGTCTTCcacaaaagagaaaattgaagaTTCCAAAACAAGATCTTTATCTGCTCCTGTTGTTTCTGCAGTTGTTGCttttattgacaaaacaaaTGACTTAAAAAGCCGGAAGGTGGTCACTTCAAAATCTTCTGGCTATATAGCAACAGAAATAGATGAAAAAGGTCTACCATCACCATTGTCATCAATTAAAGAGACATCTTTTCAGTCAGATACTCCAGCGCAAGAACAGAGCTCAGAACAACTGCTACAGCCTCCCCCACCACCTCCCCCTCCCCCTCCTGCTCACAGTAGAGTCTCTTCTCTAGTTTTTGAATCCTCATCATTAAAGGATGATGTATCAGCTCAAGGCTCTCCATCTTCTTTGGGTGGAGAAGGGTCCCTCatgccaccaccaccacctcctccacctcctccaccgCCATCATTTCAACCTTCAACTTTAACAACATTTATGAGACCACCTGAAACTTCTCTTCCTTTCCCTCCACCCCCACCACCACCCCCGCCCCCTTTTTTTGGGCAAAATGTAGGGAGCTTAGTACCTTTTCCATCCCCTAGGAAATCTGTGGCTTCATCAATGGTTGGAGAGACTAGTGTATCTTTAACACTTTCTACAACCCCTCTTCCATTTACAAGCACTGTCGTTACACTGGATGTTTCTCAAGTGGGTACTGCAGTGATCCCTTCACAGCCTCCTCCACCGCCACCACCTCCAAGGTATGAAGTTTCATCTGTTCCTCCTTTGACACCACTAGCATCACCTCTTCCAAAGAATAAAATTCCATCAGTTCCCCCTCCTCCCATGTTTCCTACAGCTTCAACAAATAGGGCTCCACCCCCTCCTCCCCCAACACCCCCATTTGCATCACATAAAGGTTCACCTCCACCAGCAACCCCACCTCCAACTCAACCCCTGTCTCCGCCTCCCCCTCCCCCTCCGCCTCCTCCTCCCCCTCCCCTAGCCAATTCACATATATATTCAGCTACACCACCTATAGCTAATTCACATGTATATTCAACTACACTACCTATACCTCCGccaccacctcctcctcctTTTGGTAAAGCTTCATTACCTCCCTCTCCACCTCCTTTCAATAGTCctcttccaccaccaccaccgccaccaccaccacctccaccCACACCTCCTTCCCCACCTCTTCCTCTATCAAGTGTGGCctctcctccacctcctccaatGTATAAAGCCGCACCTCCCACACCACCACCTCTTCCTCCATCAAATGGAGCCccacctccacctccaccaccacctcttCCTCCATCAAGTGGAGCCCCACCACCCCCTCCACCTCCAATGTACGGAGTAccacctccaccaccacctccatCAATGTATGGAACACCACCTCCTCCTCTAGGCGGTCAAGGACCACCTCCTCCTCCAGGCGGTCGAGGACcacctcctccacctcctcctccAATGTATGGAACACCACCTCCTCCACCCCCTCCATCGTATGGAGCAccacctccaccaccacctcctgGTGGTCGAGGaccaccacctcctcctccCCCAATGTTTGGAGCACCACCTCCACCTCCTGGTGGTAGAGGaccacctcctcctcctcccccAATGTTTGGAGCACCACCTCCACCTCCTGGTGGTAGAGGACcacctcctccacctcctcctgGTGGTCGAggtcctcctcctccacctcccccaGGTGTTCCTGGTGCTCCTACACCTCCTGGGGGTGGACCTCCGCCACCTCCGCCCTTTGGTGCAAAAGGTGCAAATGTTGGAGTTGATCCAAGAGGGAGAGGACGTGGGTATGCGCGCCCTACAGGGGCTGCACCCCGTAAATCCTCTTTAAAGCCTTTACATTGGAGCAAGGTTACAAGGGCACTACAAGGAAGTTTATGGGAAGAATTACAAAGACATGGAGAACCACAAAT TGCACCAGAGTTCGATTTTTCAGAGCTAGAGAAGCTTTTCTCCTTAAATGTTCCAAAACCTGCTGATGCTGGTGGAAAATCTGGAGGGAAGGGCAAGTCTGCTGGATCTAAAACTGACAGAGTCACCTTG GTTGATCTAAGGAGGGCTAATAATACTGAAATTATGCTCACTAAGGTTAAGATGCCACTTCCCGATATGATG GCTGCAGTACTGGCTTTGGACGAGTCAGTATTAGATGTTGATCAAGTGGAAAATCTTATTAAGTTTTGTCCTACAAAAGAGGAGATGGATCTTATAAAg GCATACACCGGTGACAAGGAACTTTTGGGGAAGTGTGAACAG TTTTTTATAGAGTTGATGAAGGTGCCAAGGGTGGAGTCAAAATTAAGAGTATTTGCGTTCAAGATTCAGTTTGGCGCCCAG CTTACGGAGTTTAAGAAGAGTTTAAACACTGTTAACTCTGCCTGTGAAGAG GTCCGACATTCTGCTAAACTGAAGGAGATAATGAAGAAAATACTTTATTTGGGTAATACATTGAATCAAGGAACAGCAAGGG GATCTGCAGTTGGATTCAAGTTAGATAGCCTTTTAAAGCTCACTGACACTCGTGCTTCTAACAGTAGAATGACACTCATGCATTATCTCTGCAAG GTCATAGCTGAAAAGTCACCCAAACTCCTTGATTTCCACCTAGACCTTGTTAGCCTGGAAGATTCCACTAAG
- the LOC108329884 gene encoding formin-like protein 20 isoform X4 yields the protein MALFRRFFYRKPPDRLLEISERVYVFDCCFSPDVLEEEEYRVYMGGIVAQLQDHFPDASFMVFNFREGERRSQISDIFSQYDMTVMEYPRQYEGCPVLPLEMIHHFLRSSESWLSLEGQQNVLLMHCERGGWPVLAFMLAGLLLYRKQYSGEQKTLEMVYKQAPRELLHILSPLNPQPSHLRYLQYISRRSLGAEWPPSETPLYLDCLILRVLPIFDDGKGCRPVVRVYGQDPSITATRSSKLLFSTSQSKKHVRHYLQAECMLVKIDLRCRVQGDVVLECIHLSDDFVHEELMFRVMFHTAFVRSNILMLSRDEIDILWEAKDLFPKDFKAEVLFLDADAVIPDLTTVTVSEDANEIESAETESASPDEFYEVEEIFSSVIDAQEGKTEYDSQAFHENAVNDETHKGVWRQKSDPHSFEDCPPDDKIAKQVYKMDPGINTVKDISIDDAHYKFDGSIDSDPHAVKDIAVDDGEIKSTSIAVISDMMKPPLETKEVTMHVQQEFAVIENEYDEDKEVTEKELDSKAGNQMPDLTEQKSGKVLPSTAKKQPPSNSKPVGDTVAAKQKIKQQETHGFQAKQAKPNAVTRWIPSNKGSYTNSMHVYYPPSRNNSAPAALTNLSSTKEKIEDSKTRSLSAPVVSAVVAFIDKTNDLKSRKVVTSKSSGYIATEIDEKGLPSPLSSIKETSFQSDTPAQEQSSEQLLQPPPPPPPPPPAHSRVSSLVFESSSLKDDVSAQGSPSSLGGEGSLMPPPPPPPPPPPPSFQPSTLTTFMRPPETSLPFPPPPPPPPPPFFGQNVGSLVPFPSPRKSVASSMVGETSVSLTLSTTPLPFTSTVVTLDVSQVGTAVIPSQPPPPPPPPRYEVSSVPPLTPLASPLPKNKIPSVPPPPMFPTASTNRAPPPPPPTPPFASHKGSPPPATPPPTQPLSPPPPPPPPPPPPPLANSHIYSATPPIANSHVYSTTLPIPPPPPPPPFGKASLPPSPPPFNSPLPPPPPPPPPPPPTPPSPPLPLSSVASPPPPPMYKAAPPTPPPLPPSNGAPPPPPPPPLPPSSGAPPPPPPPMYGVPPPPPPPSMYGTPPPPLGGQGPPPPPGGRGPPPPPPPPMYGTPPPPPPPSYGAPPPPPPPGGRGPPPPPPPMFGAPPPPPGGRGPPPPPPPMFGAPPPPPGGRGPPPPPPPGGRGPPPPPPPGVPGAPTPPGGGPPPPPPFGAKGANVGVDPRGRGRGYARPTGAAPRKSSLKPLHWSKVTRALQGSLWEELQRHGEPQIAPEFDFSELEKLFSLNVPKPADAGGKSGGKGKSAGSKTDRVTLVDLRRANNTEIMLTKVKMPLPDMMAAVLALDESVLDVDQVENLIKFCPTKEEMDLIKAYTGDKELLGKCEQILQASALRKSDPKSLGAFFAAR from the exons TTTTTGATTGTTGCTTCTCCCCGGATGtcttggaagaagaagaatatagAGTTTATATGGGGGGGATTGTGGCTCAGCTACAGGATCACTTTCCAGATGCTTCTTTCATGGTATTCAACTTTAGAGAAGGGGAGAGACGCAGCCAAATCTCAGACATATTTTCTCAGTATGACATGACAGTTATGGAGTACCCTCGGCAGTATGAGGGTTGTCCTGTTCTGCCGTTAGAGATGATCCATCACTTCCTTCGATCAAGTGAAAGCTGGTTGTCTCTGGAGGGGCAACAAAATGTGCTTTTGATGCATTGTGAAAGGGGAGGTTGGCCCGTGCTGGCATTTATGCTAGCAGGTCTTCTGTTATACCGGAAACAGTACAGTGGGGAGCAGAAGACTCTTGAAATGGTCTACAAGCAAGCTCCAAGGGAACTACTACACATATTGTCTCCTTTGAATCCACAGCCTTCGCATTTAAGATATCTTCAGTATATTTCCAGGAGAAGTTTGGGAGCTGAGTGGCCACCATCGGAAACACCCTTATACTTGGATTGTCTGATTCTTAGAGTCCTTCCAATATTTGACGATGGAAAAGGTTGCAGGCCCGTTGTACGTGTTTATGGTCAAGACCCTTCAATTACTGCCACTAGAAGTTCAAAGCTTCTTTTTTCAACTTCACAATCCAAAAAACATGTTCGCCACTACCTACAG GCAGAGTGTATGCTCGTGAAAATTGACTTGCGTTGTCGTGTTCAAGGGGATGTGGTTCTTGAGTGCATACATTTAAGTGATGATTTTGTTCATGAGGAATTGATGTTTAGAGTTATGTTTCATACTGCATTTGTGCGGTCAAATATTTTGATGCTGAGCCGTGATGAAATTGATATTTTGTGGGAGGCGAAGGACCTATTTCCCAAGGACTTCAAAGCAGAG GTGCTTTTTTTGGACGCTGATGCTGTTATACCTGATCTAACCACAGTCACGGTGAGTGAAGATGCAAATGAGATTGAGAGTGCTGAGACAGAAAGTGCTTCACCTGATGAGTTCTATGAAGTAGAAGAAATCTTCAGCAGTGTAATTGATGCACAAGAAGGTAAGACAGAGTATGATTCTCAGGCTTTCCATGAAAATGCTGTGAATGATGAAACTCATAAGGGGGTCTGGAGGCAGAAGTCTGATCCTCATAGTTTTGAGGATTGTCCACCAGATGACAAGATCGCCAAGCAGGTTTACAAGATGGATCCTGGTATTAATACTGTGAAAGACATCTCTATTGATGATGCTCACTATAAATTTGATGGGAGCATAGATTCAGATCCTCATGCAGTGAAGGACATTGCTGTCGATGATGGAGAAATTAAGTCAACTTCCATTGCAGTTATTTCTGATATGATGAAACCTCCTCTGGAAACAAAGGAAGTTACCATGCATGTGCAGCAGGAATTTGCAGtcattgaaaatgaatatgatGAAGATAAGGAGGTAACAGAAAAGGAGCTAGACTCCAAGGCTGGGAACCAGATGCCTGATTTGACTGAACAAAAATCTGGTAAAGTACTTCCATCTACTGCCAAGAAACAACCTCCATCCAACTCGAAGCCAGTTGGAGATACAGTTGCAGCAAAGCAAAAGATTAAACAGCAAGAAACCCATGGTTTTCAGGCAAAACAAGCTAAGCCAAATGCCGTAACTAGATGGATTCCTTCTAACAAGGGTTCTTATACAAATTCAATGCACGTCTATTATCCGCCATCAAGGAATAACAGTGCACCAGCTGCACTGACAAATTTGTCTTCcacaaaagagaaaattgaagaTTCCAAAACAAGATCTTTATCTGCTCCTGTTGTTTCTGCAGTTGTTGCttttattgacaaaacaaaTGACTTAAAAAGCCGGAAGGTGGTCACTTCAAAATCTTCTGGCTATATAGCAACAGAAATAGATGAAAAAGGTCTACCATCACCATTGTCATCAATTAAAGAGACATCTTTTCAGTCAGATACTCCAGCGCAAGAACAGAGCTCAGAACAACTGCTACAGCCTCCCCCACCACCTCCCCCTCCCCCTCCTGCTCACAGTAGAGTCTCTTCTCTAGTTTTTGAATCCTCATCATTAAAGGATGATGTATCAGCTCAAGGCTCTCCATCTTCTTTGGGTGGAGAAGGGTCCCTCatgccaccaccaccacctcctccacctcctccaccgCCATCATTTCAACCTTCAACTTTAACAACATTTATGAGACCACCTGAAACTTCTCTTCCTTTCCCTCCACCCCCACCACCACCCCCGCCCCCTTTTTTTGGGCAAAATGTAGGGAGCTTAGTACCTTTTCCATCCCCTAGGAAATCTGTGGCTTCATCAATGGTTGGAGAGACTAGTGTATCTTTAACACTTTCTACAACCCCTCTTCCATTTACAAGCACTGTCGTTACACTGGATGTTTCTCAAGTGGGTACTGCAGTGATCCCTTCACAGCCTCCTCCACCGCCACCACCTCCAAGGTATGAAGTTTCATCTGTTCCTCCTTTGACACCACTAGCATCACCTCTTCCAAAGAATAAAATTCCATCAGTTCCCCCTCCTCCCATGTTTCCTACAGCTTCAACAAATAGGGCTCCACCCCCTCCTCCCCCAACACCCCCATTTGCATCACATAAAGGTTCACCTCCACCAGCAACCCCACCTCCAACTCAACCCCTGTCTCCGCCTCCCCCTCCCCCTCCGCCTCCTCCTCCCCCTCCCCTAGCCAATTCACATATATATTCAGCTACACCACCTATAGCTAATTCACATGTATATTCAACTACACTACCTATACCTCCGccaccacctcctcctcctTTTGGTAAAGCTTCATTACCTCCCTCTCCACCTCCTTTCAATAGTCctcttccaccaccaccaccgccaccaccaccacctccaccCACACCTCCTTCCCCACCTCTTCCTCTATCAAGTGTGGCctctcctccacctcctccaatGTATAAAGCCGCACCTCCCACACCACCACCTCTTCCTCCATCAAATGGAGCCccacctccacctccaccaccacctcttCCTCCATCAAGTGGAGCCCCACCACCCCCTCCACCTCCAATGTACGGAGTAccacctccaccaccacctccatCAATGTATGGAACACCACCTCCTCCTCTAGGCGGTCAAGGACCACCTCCTCCTCCAGGCGGTCGAGGACcacctcctccacctcctcctccAATGTATGGAACACCACCTCCTCCACCCCCTCCATCGTATGGAGCAccacctccaccaccacctcctgGTGGTCGAGGaccaccacctcctcctccCCCAATGTTTGGAGCACCACCTCCACCTCCTGGTGGTAGAGGaccacctcctcctcctcccccAATGTTTGGAGCACCACCTCCACCTCCTGGTGGTAGAGGACcacctcctccacctcctcctgGTGGTCGAggtcctcctcctccacctcccccaGGTGTTCCTGGTGCTCCTACACCTCCTGGGGGTGGACCTCCGCCACCTCCGCCCTTTGGTGCAAAAGGTGCAAATGTTGGAGTTGATCCAAGAGGGAGAGGACGTGGGTATGCGCGCCCTACAGGGGCTGCACCCCGTAAATCCTCTTTAAAGCCTTTACATTGGAGCAAGGTTACAAGGGCACTACAAGGAAGTTTATGGGAAGAATTACAAAGACATGGAGAACCACAAAT TGCACCAGAGTTCGATTTTTCAGAGCTAGAGAAGCTTTTCTCCTTAAATGTTCCAAAACCTGCTGATGCTGGTGGAAAATCTGGAGGGAAGGGCAAGTCTGCTGGATCTAAAACTGACAGAGTCACCTTG GTTGATCTAAGGAGGGCTAATAATACTGAAATTATGCTCACTAAGGTTAAGATGCCACTTCCCGATATGATG GCTGCAGTACTGGCTTTGGACGAGTCAGTATTAGATGTTGATCAAGTGGAAAATCTTATTAAGTTTTGTCCTACAAAAGAGGAGATGGATCTTATAAAg GCATACACCGGTGACAAGGAACTTTTGGGGAAGTGTGAACAG ATCTTGCAAGCAAGTGCCTTGAGAAAATCAGATCCTAAAAGCCTTGGAG CTTTTTTCGCAGCAAGATAG